Proteins from one Microbacterium sp. Root553 genomic window:
- a CDS encoding response regulator has protein sequence MKLLIADDDPQMVRALRITLAAHGYEVVVASDGAAAVAVAAQTHPDLIMLDLGMPRLDGIEVIQALRGWTNVPIIVVSGRTGSADKVDALDAGADDFVTKPFQVDELLARLRALSRRAVPVGGESTVGFGDVVVDLVTKTVTRAGARVHLTPTEWRMLEHLARHPGALVTRQDLLKEIWGSEQVSDSGYLRLYMSQLRKKLEASPSNPVHLLTESGMGYRLVL, from the coding sequence CTCATCGCCGACGACGATCCGCAGATGGTGCGCGCCCTGCGCATCACCCTCGCCGCGCACGGGTACGAGGTGGTCGTCGCGTCCGACGGCGCCGCGGCCGTCGCGGTCGCCGCGCAGACACACCCCGACCTCATCATGCTCGACCTGGGGATGCCGCGACTCGACGGCATCGAGGTGATCCAGGCGCTGCGCGGATGGACGAACGTGCCCATCATCGTGGTGTCGGGCCGCACCGGATCCGCAGACAAGGTCGATGCCCTGGATGCCGGCGCCGACGACTTCGTCACCAAGCCCTTCCAGGTCGACGAGCTGCTGGCGCGTCTGCGCGCCCTGTCACGACGGGCTGTTCCGGTGGGCGGCGAGTCGACCGTCGGGTTCGGCGACGTCGTCGTCGACCTCGTGACGAAGACCGTGACGCGGGCCGGCGCCCGGGTGCACCTCACGCCGACCGAGTGGCGGATGCTCGAGCACCTCGCCCGGCATCCCGGCGCCCTCGTCACCCGACAGGACCTGCTGAAGGAGATCTGGGGCAGCGAGCAGGTCTCGGACTCCGGCTACCTGCGCCTGTACATGTCGCAGCTGCGCAAGAAGCTCGAGGCGTCGCCGAGCAACCCGGTGCATCTGCTCACCGAGTCGGGCATGGGGTACCGGCTGGTGCTCTGA
- a CDS encoding tryptophan-rich sensory protein, with amino-acid sequence MESRMQDIARQSVIIASATFMLIAAAVGSGAFGGTSVSELQDGALSAQGSYLAPAGPAFSIWSLIYVGLIAYTVWQALPAQRADERQRAVGGWIAASMILNGLWLVTAQFLSLPLTVLVIALLLATLARVIVILGRSRARTWPERIVVDGANGLHFGWVTIATVANASAWFTQIAPAAWADQADIWAVAVLVVVLVIGVTAAIVTKRIAPALATAWGLGWLAVGRFTGEPESMITGIAAIIVAVALVAAGAWGVLRRPRADVAV; translated from the coding sequence ATGGAATCCCGGATGCAGGACATCGCGCGCCAGTCGGTCATCATCGCCTCGGCCACCTTCATGCTGATAGCCGCGGCCGTCGGATCCGGTGCGTTCGGCGGCACCTCGGTCAGTGAGCTGCAGGATGGAGCTCTCTCGGCGCAGGGGTCGTACCTCGCCCCGGCCGGTCCCGCCTTCTCGATCTGGTCGCTGATCTACGTCGGTCTCATCGCGTACACGGTGTGGCAGGCGCTTCCCGCGCAGCGGGCGGATGAGCGTCAGCGTGCGGTCGGCGGATGGATCGCCGCGTCGATGATCCTGAACGGGCTCTGGCTCGTGACGGCCCAGTTCCTGTCGCTGCCCCTCACCGTGCTCGTGATCGCCCTGCTGCTCGCGACGCTCGCCAGGGTGATCGTGATCCTCGGACGCAGCCGCGCCCGCACCTGGCCCGAGCGCATCGTCGTCGACGGAGCCAACGGCCTGCACTTCGGATGGGTGACGATCGCGACCGTCGCCAACGCCAGCGCGTGGTTCACGCAGATCGCTCCTGCGGCCTGGGCCGATCAGGCGGACATCTGGGCCGTCGCCGTGCTCGTGGTCGTGCTCGTGATCGGCGTCACCGCAGCGATCGTCACCAAGCGCATCGCCCCTGCCCTTGCGACGGCGTGGGGTCTCGGCTGGCTCGCCGTCGGCCGCTTCACCGGAGAGCCCGAGAGCATGATCACCGGAATCGCGGCGATCATCGTCGCCGTCGCGCTCGTCGCCGCCGGTGCCTGGGGAGTCCTGCGGCGTCCTCGCGCCGACGTCGCGGTCTAG